The following proteins are encoded in a genomic region of Leishmania mexicana MHOM/GT/2001/U1103 complete genome, chromosome 25:
- a CDS encoding gamma-tubulin has protein sequence MPREIITIQAGQCGNQVGSEFWRQLCLEHGIRLDGVVEPYAVGGEDRKDVFFYQADDDHYVPRALLVDLEPRVINAVQRGSMQKLFNSENIFIHKEGGGAGNNWSHGYELGDQVQETLFDMIEREAENSDSLEGFVLTHSIAGGTGSGMGSYLLENLNDKFPKKLIQTYSVFPNQSRGGESDVIVQPYNSLLAVKRLTLHADCVVVLDNTALNRIVTDNLHIASPTVEQMNGLVSTVMAASTATLRYPGYMNNDLMSMLASLIPTPRCHFVCTGYTPTTLDTSNIQSSVRKTSVHDVMRRLLMPKNMMVSTSMKSGCYISLLNLIQGDVDPAQVHRSLERIRERSPTFIPWGPASIQVILSKKSPYVDTRHRVSGLVMANHTSIHTLFHRTLKQFDMLFGRGVFLDQYRKYGPTKDSLDEFNDARDVVESLVAEYKACESSDYIRNF, from the coding sequence ATGCCTCGCGAGATCATCACCATTCAAGCCGGCCAGTGCGGCAACCAGGTAGGCAGCGAGTTCTGGCGGCAGCTCTGCCTCGAGCACGGCATCCGACTTGACGGCGTCGTGGAGCCGTacgccgtcggcggtgaggaTCGCAAAGATGTTTTTTTCTATCAAGCTGACGACGACCACTATGTGCCGCGTGCGTTGCTCGTGGACCTTGAGCCGCGCGTAATCaacgcggtgcagcgcggctCGATGCAGAAGCTCTTCAACAGCGAGAACATCTTCATTCACAaggaaggcggtggcgccggtaACAACTGGTCTCACGGCTACGAGCTTGGCGACCAGGTGCAGGAGACACTCTTCGACATGATCGAGCGAGAGGCCGAGAACAGCGACAGCCTCGAGGGATTCGTTCTTACTCACTCCATTGCAGGTGGTACGGGAAGCGGCATGGGCAGCTACCTGCTCGAGAACTTGAACGATAAGTTCCCAAAGAAGCTCATCCAGACGTACAGCGTCTTCCCGAACCAgtcgcgcggcggcgagagcgaCGTCATTGTCCAGCCGTACAACAGCCTACTAGCCGTGAAGCGATTGACGCTGCACGCCGactgcgtcgtcgtcctcgacaACACCGCACTGAACCGTATCGTCACCGACAACCTCCACATCGCCTCCCCCACGGTGGAGCAGATGAACGGGCTCGTCAGCACCGTCATGGCCGCCTCGACTGCGACGCTGCGCTACCCAGGCTACATGAACAACGACTTGATGAGCATGCTAGCCTCGCTCATCCCGACGCCGCGGTGCCACTTCGTGTGCACCGGGTACACCCCGACCACCCTCGACACCTCGAACATTCAGTCCTCGGTGCGCAAGACGTCCGTGCACGACGTGATGCGTCGACTGCTGATGCCGAAGAATATGATGGTGTCGACATCCATGAAGAGCGGCTGCTACATCTCTCTCCTAAACCTCATCCAGGGTGATGTCGACCCCGCACAGGTGCACCGCTCCCTCGAGCGGATTCGCGAGCGGTCACCGACGTTCATTCCGTGGGGTCCGGCCTCCATCCAGGTCATTCTGTCAAAGAAGTCGCCATACGTAGACACGCGGCACCGGGTGAGCGGCCTCGTAATGGCAAACCACACGAGCATCCACACTCTCTTCCACCGCACGCTGAAGCAGTTTGACATGCTCTTCGGCCGCGGCGTCTTCCTCGACCAGTACCGAAAGTATGGGCCGACCAAAGACAGCCTGGACGAGTTCAACGACGCGAGGGACGTCGTGGAGAGCTTGGTGGCGGAGTACAAGGCGTGTGAAAGCTCCGATTATATCCGCAACTTTTGA